The nucleotide window GGGGGTCCTggcaccgggggggggcaggcagcgGTTGAGGGGTTTGAGGCAGCTGCCGGCGAAGGCCGGGCGGGTGCTGGTGGCCACCACCCGGCGCAGggccccctcctgccccgccaGCGTCCCCTTggccaggaggaagaggagcaccTTGAAGGCCTCGAGGGGCAGCCAGGAGCGGACGAAGGCCGCGCCGATGAGGTGGGAGGCAGGAGCACAACAAGGGGACCCccgggggcaggaggaaggcgAGGAAGACggatggggggtgggggggggggggccggggggggggggtggacgGGTGGACAGACGaatgggtgggtgggtggacagacggacggacagacggacggagGAAGGCGGCGTGAACGCAGGACCGGACGGAGGCACGGAGGGCTGGGCGAGGCAGACGGGGGTCAGGAGGCAGCACGGGCCCTCCCCGTCCCTCCGGAGCCGTTTCCGCAGCTGCCGCTCAGGGTCGGAAGGTCCCGGCCGTgccccgcagccgccccggCAGCACCCGCAGCGCTGGGCTCGGGCCCGGGCCCGTCCCGTCctcgggaggggggggggggggggggggggggggggggggggggccggtgCCCGGTGGCGGTGTCGGGACGCGGCCGTGCCCCGCAGTGTACTCGCTGGACGGGCTGCTGGTGTTCGGGCTGCTCCTGGTGTGCACCTGCGCCTACCTGCGGAAGGTGCCGCGGCTCCGCGCCTGGCTGCACGGCGAGAGGAGGGGGCTCGGCGGCGTCTGCTACAAGGGTACGGGGGGCTGGGCCCGGGGGGGGctgggcccggggggggggggggctgggacggggacacggggctgccgtggggacacggggacacgtGGCACCAGGATGGGGACGTGGGATAGGGGTCAGGGGGCTCCGGGatggggacgtggggctgggggcatgggctggggacaggggggctgcagagggggcgtgggggtgggatggggacatcTGGGGACGTGGGGTTctgacatggggacacagggctccgggatggggacatggggctgCAGTGGGTGACACAGACACAGGGCTCTGGGACGGGGACATGGGGCTGGGCTCTGGGCACAGGACAGGGGTGGTGGCACTGGGgtctggggcagggacagggggcTGGGATAGGGAAGGTGGCGTTGGGGTCTGGGGTGGGGACatgggacagggacatggggctgggatggggacatggggacgtgGGGCTCCAGGATGGGGTCACTGCGGGCTGGGCTGTGGGCACAGGGTGGGCACAGTGGCATTGGGGTGTGGTGGCcgggatggggacacggggggctGGCTTTGGGGGCACGGGGTTCCCGGCCAGGAACACgggtgggtgctgtggggcatGGCATGGGGACGGTGGCGTTGGGGGCTGGGtcggggacacgggggggggatgctggggggcTGCACCTTGGGCTCGGGACGGTGGCGCTGGGGTTCCGACGGGAAcgtgtggggctgggctgggggcacggggtGGGGACGGTTGGTGTTGGGGTGGGGGCTTGGGGGCGCTGGGGTCGTGCCGGGGGTGTTGGGGTCGTGCCCATCTCTCCCCCCTACAGCCGCCGTGATCGGCACCCGGCTGCACGCGGCCGTCTCGGTGTCCTGCATCCTGATGGCGTTCTACGTCCTGGCCCTCAAGTGaagccccccgtgccccccggtGCCGTCCCGGTGCCGCCGTTCTGGGGCCAAGGGCTTGGCCCCTGCCCGGGCGGGACGCAACCCCGGTGCCGCCGGCCCCTCCCCATGGCCGGGGGGGTcccgcggggccgggaggaCGcagggggggcgcggggggttCCCGGTGCGGCGGGGCCAGGACCAATAAAGCACCGAGCTGCCCGCCCGGCTCTGCttgggaggggctgggggcggggcttcggggctgggggcggggctCAGCCGGAGGGGTTCTGCGAAAGGGGCGGGGCTtcgggggagggggcggggctcAGCTGGAGGGACTCTGCGAAAGGGGGTGGGGCTCAGCCGGATGGGCTCTGATGGAGGGGGCGGGGCTCGGCGGGAGAGGCTCCGATAAAAGGGCGGAGCTCATATGAGGGAGGCGGGGCTTCGTGGAAGGACGGTATGGGGGCGGGGCTTGTGGGGGTGGTTCCGCGGTAAGGGCGGGGCATGGGAGGGGCGGGGCTTCGCGGGACGGGGCGGGCTCAGCGGTCTTCCCGCCGCCAGGAGGCGCGCGGTGGCGGGGCGGGGCTTCCCCGCTACCCGTCGTGCCCCGCGCGGAGGGAAGGCTATAAAGggggcggggaaggggggggccGCACTCAGAGCGGCGGCAGCGCGAGTGCGTGCGGGTGGGGGCTGCGTGTGCGTGGGGGGTGCGAGGGGCGTGagcgtgtgtgtgcgtgtgcgtggGGTGTGCGCGCGcgcgcgtgtgtgtgtgcgcgcgtgGGGTGTGCGCGTGCCGCCGCCC belongs to Oxyura jamaicensis isolate SHBP4307 breed ruddy duck unplaced genomic scaffold, BPBGC_Ojam_1.0 oxyUn_random_OJ73009, whole genome shotgun sequence and includes:
- the LOC118160039 gene encoding forkhead box protein D1-like codes for the protein MGGWVDRRTDRRTEEGGVNAGPDGGTEGWARQTGGRKVPAVPRSRPGSTRSAGLGPGPVPSSGGGGGGGGGGGGGPVPGGGVGTRPCPAVYSLDGLLVFGLLLVCTCAYLRKVPRLRAWLHGERRGLGGVCYKAAVIGTRLHAAVSVSCILMAFYVLALK